The following coding sequences are from one Nicotiana tomentosiformis chromosome 3, ASM39032v3, whole genome shotgun sequence window:
- the LOC104098427 gene encoding cysteine-rich receptor-like protein kinase 43 isoform X1 → MLPSLMFLLSMGFLSSLCSCLEKRRKSGGAGVGDEADDTEDDLFFELRTLQIATNFFSDLNQLGHGGFGPVYKGLMPNGQEVAVKKLSVDSRQGIKEFTNEVKLLLKIQHKNLVILFGCCVEGPAKMLVYEYLPNKSLDCFLFAKEKSPSLDWTKRLQIVTGIARGLLYLHEEAPVRIIHRDIKASNILLDEQLNPKISDFGLARLFPEDGTHVNTFKISGTYGYMAPEYALHGYLSVKADVFSFGVLLLEIVSGRKNSDRRLDSQKADLLIYAWELFQERRTLELVDSSLENYDADEAAMCIQLGLLCCQSTVSDRPDMNSVNLTLSSDSFTLPRPGKPATQGRVSRWTTDSSSALTKNTTTTTTNASSTLTGATNATCSTKVFGGNSFVEDYSRNSISYSSMDEGR, encoded by the exons ATGCTTCCTTCCTTGATGTTTCTACTTTCTATGGGATTCCTCTCCAGTTTGTGCAGTTGTTTAGAGAAACGACGGAAAAGCGGCGGCGCAGGTGTCGGAGACGAAGCCGATGACACGGAAGATGACTTGTTTTTTGAGCTCCGCACTTTGCAAATTGCTACTAACTTCTTCTCCGACCTTAATCAGCTTGGTCACGGAGGCTTTGGACCTGTTTATAAG GGACTGATGCCAAATGGTCAGGAAGTTGCTGTAAAGAAGTTATCCGTAGATTCAAGACAGGGAATAAAAGAATTCACAAATGAGGTGAAATTATTATTGAAAATTCAGCACAAAAATCTGGTTATTTTGTTCGGTTGTTGCGTGGAAGGACCTGCAAAGATGCTTGTGTATGAGTATCTGCCAAATAAAAGCCTTGACTGCTTCCTCTTTG CTAAGGAGAAGTCTCCATCTTTGGATTGGACGAAGAGATTACAAATAGTTACTGGTATCGCAAGAGGTCTTCTCTATTTGCATGAAGAAGCCCCTGTAAGAATCATACACAGGGACATTAAGGCCAGTAATATATTGCTGGACGAGCAATTAAATCCAAAGATCTCAGACTTTGGTCTGGCGAGGCTGTTTCCAGAGGACGGCACTCATGTAAATACATTTAAAATCTCTGGTACATA TGGTTATATGGCTCCGGAGTATGCATTGCATGGTTATTTGTCCGTGAAGGCAGATGTGTTTAGCTTTGGCGTTTTGCTATTGGAGATTGTAAGTGGAAGGAAGAACAGTGATCGGCGGCTTGATTCACAAAAGGCAGACCTCTTAATCTAT GCCTGGGAACTATTTCAAGAACGGAGGACCTTGGAGCTTGTTGATTCTAGCCTTGAAAACTATGATGCTGATGAAGCAGCAATGTGTATTCAGTTAGGATTACTGTGCTGTCAATCTACTGTTTCAGATAGGCCCGATATGAACTCTGTTAATCTCACGCTTTCAAGTGATTCATTTACTTTACCAAGACCTGGTAAACCGGCAACACAAGGCCGTGTAAGCAGATGGACAACTGATAGTTCTAGTGCCTTGACAAaaaatactactactactactactaatgCCAGCAGTACTTTAACTGGTGCGACAAATGCTACTTGTTCTACTAAGGTTTTTGGAGGCAATAGTTTTGTTGAGGATTATTCTAGAAATTCTATCTCATATTCTTCTATGGACGAAGGTAGATGA
- the LOC104098427 gene encoding cysteine-rich receptor-like protein kinase 43 isoform X2, with amino-acid sequence MPNGQEVAVKKLSVDSRQGIKEFTNEVKLLLKIQHKNLVILFGCCVEGPAKMLVYEYLPNKSLDCFLFAKEKSPSLDWTKRLQIVTGIARGLLYLHEEAPVRIIHRDIKASNILLDEQLNPKISDFGLARLFPEDGTHVNTFKISGTYGYMAPEYALHGYLSVKADVFSFGVLLLEIVSGRKNSDRRLDSQKADLLIYAWELFQERRTLELVDSSLENYDADEAAMCIQLGLLCCQSTVSDRPDMNSVNLTLSSDSFTLPRPGKPATQGRVSRWTTDSSSALTKNTTTTTTNASSTLTGATNATCSTKVFGGNSFVEDYSRNSISYSSMDEGR; translated from the exons ATGCCAAATGGTCAGGAAGTTGCTGTAAAGAAGTTATCCGTAGATTCAAGACAGGGAATAAAAGAATTCACAAATGAGGTGAAATTATTATTGAAAATTCAGCACAAAAATCTGGTTATTTTGTTCGGTTGTTGCGTGGAAGGACCTGCAAAGATGCTTGTGTATGAGTATCTGCCAAATAAAAGCCTTGACTGCTTCCTCTTTG CTAAGGAGAAGTCTCCATCTTTGGATTGGACGAAGAGATTACAAATAGTTACTGGTATCGCAAGAGGTCTTCTCTATTTGCATGAAGAAGCCCCTGTAAGAATCATACACAGGGACATTAAGGCCAGTAATATATTGCTGGACGAGCAATTAAATCCAAAGATCTCAGACTTTGGTCTGGCGAGGCTGTTTCCAGAGGACGGCACTCATGTAAATACATTTAAAATCTCTGGTACATA TGGTTATATGGCTCCGGAGTATGCATTGCATGGTTATTTGTCCGTGAAGGCAGATGTGTTTAGCTTTGGCGTTTTGCTATTGGAGATTGTAAGTGGAAGGAAGAACAGTGATCGGCGGCTTGATTCACAAAAGGCAGACCTCTTAATCTAT GCCTGGGAACTATTTCAAGAACGGAGGACCTTGGAGCTTGTTGATTCTAGCCTTGAAAACTATGATGCTGATGAAGCAGCAATGTGTATTCAGTTAGGATTACTGTGCTGTCAATCTACTGTTTCAGATAGGCCCGATATGAACTCTGTTAATCTCACGCTTTCAAGTGATTCATTTACTTTACCAAGACCTGGTAAACCGGCAACACAAGGCCGTGTAAGCAGATGGACAACTGATAGTTCTAGTGCCTTGACAAaaaatactactactactactactaatgCCAGCAGTACTTTAACTGGTGCGACAAATGCTACTTGTTCTACTAAGGTTTTTGGAGGCAATAGTTTTGTTGAGGATTATTCTAGAAATTCTATCTCATATTCTTCTATGGACGAAGGTAGATGA